A window of Halomonas sp. GFAJ-1 contains these coding sequences:
- a CDS encoding cytosine deaminase (Catalyzes the deamination of cytosine to uracil and ammonia) translates to MQIINARIRQRPELYRLEIENGTFSAITVQDSPLKADDRQIDAGGKLVCAPFIEPHIHLDAALTAGEPHWNQSGTLFEGIERWGERKPMLTEADIRERALKTLNLLISNGVQFVRTHADTSDPSLIGLKTLCGLRDELKDKIDIQVVAFPQDGLLSYPGGEKLMEEALEFGADVVGGIPHFEYTRELGVASMKRVIELAIKYDRLVDVHCDEIDDPNSRFLEVLACEALFNDLGSRVTASHTTAMHSYDNAYCSKLFLLLKRSGINFVSCPTESIHLQGRFDTYPKRRGVTRVKELNAAGINVCFAEDSIFDPWYSLGNGKLLRTLDFGLHICQMMGYQDFSQALSLITDNSARTMNIEERYGIEVGKPASFNLLDGEDDYSVLRTQGEVLLSVRQGEIIMQREPAKITTPQWLG, encoded by the coding sequence ATGCAGATCATTAACGCCCGCATTCGCCAGCGCCCTGAACTTTATCGGCTTGAGATTGAGAACGGTACGTTCAGCGCCATTACCGTACAAGATTCGCCACTGAAGGCAGACGATAGGCAGATTGATGCGGGTGGCAAGCTTGTTTGCGCCCCCTTTATCGAGCCGCATATCCACCTGGATGCTGCACTCACCGCAGGCGAGCCACACTGGAACCAGAGCGGCACGCTATTTGAAGGTATTGAGCGCTGGGGCGAACGTAAGCCTATGTTGACCGAAGCGGATATTCGCGAGCGGGCACTTAAAACGCTCAACCTGCTGATTAGCAACGGCGTGCAGTTTGTGCGCACCCACGCCGATACCAGCGACCCGAGCCTGATCGGGCTTAAAACCCTATGCGGCTTGCGCGATGAATTGAAAGATAAAATCGACATACAAGTCGTCGCTTTCCCACAAGATGGCCTGCTCTCTTACCCTGGCGGCGAAAAGCTGATGGAAGAGGCATTGGAGTTCGGCGCTGACGTTGTCGGCGGTATTCCTCACTTCGAATATACCCGGGAGCTGGGCGTCGCCTCCATGAAGCGAGTGATCGAATTGGCGATTAAGTACGACCGCTTGGTGGATGTGCACTGCGATGAAATTGACGACCCCAATTCACGCTTTCTAGAAGTGCTGGCCTGCGAAGCGCTATTTAACGACTTAGGCAGCCGCGTGACCGCCAGTCACACCACCGCCATGCACTCCTACGACAACGCCTACTGCTCCAAGCTGTTTCTGCTGCTCAAACGCTCGGGCATCAACTTCGTATCCTGCCCTACCGAAAGCATTCACCTGCAGGGGCGCTTTGACACCTACCCGAAACGGCGCGGCGTGACGCGCGTAAAAGAGCTCAACGCAGCGGGCATTAACGTCTGCTTTGCCGAGGATTCCATCTTTGACCCCTGGTACTCGCTGGGTAATGGCAAGCTTTTGAGAACGCTCGATTTTGGCCTGCATATCTGCCAAATGATGGGCTATCAGGACTTCAGCCAGGCGCTTTCGCTGATTACCGACAACAGCGCCCGCACAATGAATATTGAGGAGCGTTACGGTATTGAGGTCGGCAAACCCGCCAGCTTCAACCTGCTGGACGGCGAAGATGATTACAGCGTGCTACGCACCCAGGGCGAAGTGCTGCTTTCGGTACGCCAGGGCGAGATCATCATGCAGCGCGAGCCAGCCAAAATCACCACGCCCCAGTGGCTTGGCTAA
- a CDS encoding dihydropyrimidine dehydrogenase subunit B (NADH-dependent; catalyzes the conversion of pyrimidines to 5,6-dihydro compounds in pyrimidine degradation), with product MSTLPFTPPGKKNSGDSVVNGVDLSVNFAGIKAPNPFWLASAPPTDKAYNVVRAYEAGWGGVVWKTLGEEPPAVNVSSRYSAHYGKNREVIGFNNIELITDRSLEINLQEITQVKKDWPDRALIVSIMVPCNEEAWAYILPLVEATGADGIELNLGCPHGMPERGMGAAVGQNPDLIEKVTYWCKKHYSKPVIVKLTPNITDIRVGAQAALRGGADAVSLINTINSITSIDLDNMVAMPTVGHQSTHGGYCGSAVKPIAMNMVAEIARDPATATLPISGIGGISTWRDAAEFISLGSGSVQVCTAAMLNGFRIVEEMKDGLSRWMAEKGYDSIEAFSRKAVPQTTDWKHLDINFKTIAHIDQDLCIECGRCYIACEDTSHQSIAKLTEQDGARRYEVIEDECVGCNLCQITCPVENCITMVPQETGKPFLAWDNDPRNPFRVAS from the coding sequence ATGAGCACCTTACCGTTTACCCCACCCGGCAAGAAAAACAGCGGCGACAGCGTGGTTAATGGCGTTGATCTTTCGGTAAATTTTGCCGGCATCAAAGCCCCCAACCCGTTCTGGCTGGCCTCGGCCCCACCAACGGATAAAGCCTATAACGTGGTGCGCGCCTATGAAGCGGGCTGGGGCGGCGTGGTATGGAAAACCCTCGGCGAAGAGCCGCCGGCGGTGAACGTTTCCTCACGTTATTCGGCCCACTACGGCAAAAACCGCGAGGTCATCGGCTTTAACAATATCGAGCTGATTACCGACCGTTCACTGGAGATCAATCTTCAAGAGATCACCCAAGTGAAAAAGGATTGGCCAGACCGCGCACTGATCGTCTCCATCATGGTGCCCTGCAATGAGGAGGCCTGGGCGTACATTTTACCGCTAGTGGAAGCTACCGGTGCCGACGGTATCGAGCTTAACCTGGGCTGCCCCCACGGCATGCCGGAGCGCGGTATGGGCGCCGCGGTGGGCCAAAACCCGGATCTGATCGAAAAAGTCACCTACTGGTGTAAAAAGCACTACTCCAAGCCGGTGATTGTGAAACTTACACCCAACATCACCGATATCCGCGTAGGTGCTCAGGCGGCGCTGCGTGGCGGCGCGGATGCGGTGTCGCTGATCAACACCATCAACTCCATCACCAGCATTGACTTGGACAACATGGTCGCCATGCCCACCGTGGGCCACCAGAGCACCCACGGCGGCTACTGCGGCAGCGCGGTTAAGCCCATTGCGATGAATATGGTGGCGGAAATCGCCCGCGACCCCGCCACCGCAACGCTGCCAATTTCCGGCATCGGCGGCATTTCCACCTGGCGCGATGCGGCGGAGTTTATCTCCCTCGGCTCTGGCAGCGTGCAGGTGTGCACCGCGGCGATGCTGAACGGTTTCAGGATTGTGGAAGAGATGAAAGACGGCCTCTCCCGCTGGATGGCGGAGAAAGGCTACGACTCAATTGAAGCGTTCTCCCGCAAGGCAGTGCCCCAAACCACCGACTGGAAACACCTGGATATCAACTTCAAGACCATTGCCCACATCGACCAGGATCTGTGTATCGAGTGCGGCCGCTGCTATATCGCCTGCGAGGATACCTCCCACCAGTCGATTGCCAAACTCACCGAGCAGGACGGCGCACGCCGTTACGAGGTAATCGAGGATGAGTGTGTAGGCTGTAACCTGTGCCAAATCACCTGCCCAGTAGAAAACTGCATCACCATGGTACCTCAAGAGACCGGCAAGCCCTTCCTCGCCTGGGACAACGACCCGCGTAACCCTTTCCGCGTCGCCTCTTAA
- a CDS encoding dihydropyrimidine dehydrogenase has translation MTHSLDHLPSAKEVGTYDPEALKHNFSDLHPPLTPRQAIIESQRCLYCYDAPCVEACPSEIDIPSFIRQISESNINGAAETILEANILGGSCARVCPTEILCERSCVRNHDAECQPVLIGLLQRHATDNMQFESHPFKRAATTGRHIAVVGAGPAGLSCAHRLAMLGHQVTIFEAEQKPGGLNEYGIARYKMTDDFARKEVEFLLEIGGIDIQYGQRLGDNLTLDTLHQQYDSVFLGLGLGASRALGLTGEDAPGLMPAVDYIKTLRQTDDLGTLAVAKRCIVIGAGNTAIDMATQMARLGASEVTLVYRRGVDAMSATDHEQEIAKANGVRMVIWAQPDEILLNEQGQVAGMRFANTSEQAGRLAPTGETFEIAADAIFKAIGQGFDAKSLHDATAAELARDGERVHVNEMFQTSMPNVYAGGDCVQPGQDLTVQAVQHGKLAAHAIHQALTAKQEAA, from the coding sequence GTGACCCATTCACTTGATCATTTACCCAGCGCAAAAGAGGTCGGCACCTACGACCCTGAGGCGCTGAAGCATAACTTTAGCGACCTGCACCCACCACTAACGCCGCGCCAAGCCATCATCGAAAGCCAGCGCTGCCTCTACTGCTATGATGCGCCCTGCGTGGAAGCATGCCCGTCGGAAATCGACATTCCAAGCTTTATCCGCCAAATCAGCGAAAGCAACATCAACGGCGCGGCTGAAACCATTCTGGAGGCCAACATTCTGGGCGGCAGCTGCGCCCGCGTGTGCCCCACGGAAATCCTCTGCGAACGCAGCTGTGTGCGTAACCATGATGCCGAGTGTCAGCCGGTGCTCATCGGTTTATTACAGCGCCACGCCACCGACAACATGCAGTTTGAGAGCCACCCGTTCAAACGCGCCGCCACCACTGGCCGCCATATTGCCGTGGTGGGGGCGGGTCCTGCTGGGCTTTCCTGCGCCCATCGCCTCGCCATGCTGGGCCACCAAGTAACGATATTTGAAGCCGAACAGAAGCCTGGTGGTCTCAACGAGTACGGTATTGCCCGCTACAAAATGACCGACGACTTCGCCCGCAAGGAAGTCGAGTTTTTGCTCGAAATCGGTGGCATCGACATCCAGTACGGCCAGCGTCTGGGCGATAACCTGACCCTCGACACCCTGCACCAGCAGTATGACAGCGTTTTTCTCGGGTTAGGTCTTGGTGCCAGCCGAGCGTTAGGGCTTACCGGTGAGGACGCCCCTGGCCTGATGCCTGCGGTGGACTACATCAAAACCCTGCGCCAAACCGATGACTTGGGCACTCTTGCGGTCGCTAAGCGCTGCATCGTGATTGGCGCAGGTAACACCGCGATTGATATGGCCACTCAAATGGCCCGCTTAGGCGCCAGCGAAGTAACCCTCGTGTACCGCCGTGGCGTAGACGCGATGTCCGCTACCGATCACGAACAAGAGATCGCTAAGGCCAACGGCGTGCGCATGGTCATCTGGGCGCAGCCCGATGAGATACTGCTGAATGAGCAAGGGCAAGTGGCAGGCATGCGTTTTGCCAACACTTCTGAGCAGGCAGGACGCTTAGCACCCACGGGTGAGACGTTTGAGATTGCTGCTGATGCGATCTTCAAGGCCATTGGCCAGGGCTTTGACGCGAAGAGCCTGCATGATGCCACGGCGGCAGAACTCGCCCGCGACGGCGAGCGCGTTCACGTTAACGAGATGTTCCAAACCTCGATGCCCAACGTATATGCCGGGGGCGACTGCGTTCAACCCGGCCAAGACCTGACCGTACAGGCCGTGCAGCACGGCAAACTGGCGGCCCACGCCATTCATCAAGCGCTTACCGCCAAGCAGGAGGCCGCATGA
- a CDS encoding dihydropyrimidinase, which yields MSLLIKGGTVVTHADTYRADVLCVDGKIHAIGTDLDIPEGCEIVDASDQLVMPGGIDPHTHMQMPFMGAVASEDFYTGTAAAMAGGTTTIIDFVIPSPGQSLLEAFETWQGWAEKAATDFAFHVAITWWDESVKEEMGTLVREHGVNSFKHFMAYKGAIMATDDILVESFSRCLELGAVPTVHAENGELVYHMQQKLLAQGITGPEAHPLSRPPQVEGEAASRAIRIASTLGAPVYLVHVSTKDAVDEIAYARQQGHPVFGECLAGHLVIDDSVYQHPDWATAAAHVMSPPFRPKGHQEALWHGLQSGNLQTTATDHCCFCEEQKAAGKDDFTKIPNGTAGVEDRLAVLWDEGVNTGKLSPQEFVAVTSTNTAKIFNLYPRKGAIQVGSDADIVVWDPNGTRTISAKTHHQNVDFNIFEGKTVRGIARHTISQGKWTWRDGELHAERGAGRYLERPAYPGVFELLAKRAELNAPVAVTR from the coding sequence ATGAGCCTATTGATCAAAGGCGGCACCGTTGTCACCCACGCTGATACCTACCGCGCAGATGTGCTGTGTGTTGACGGCAAAATCCACGCCATTGGCACCGACCTAGACATCCCTGAAGGCTGCGAGATCGTCGATGCCAGCGACCAGCTGGTCATGCCCGGCGGCATTGACCCCCATACCCATATGCAGATGCCGTTTATGGGCGCCGTCGCTAGCGAAGACTTCTACACCGGCACCGCCGCGGCCATGGCAGGTGGCACGACCACGATTATCGATTTTGTCATTCCAAGCCCCGGCCAGTCGCTGCTGGAAGCCTTTGAAACCTGGCAAGGCTGGGCGGAAAAAGCGGCGACTGACTTCGCCTTCCACGTGGCAATTACCTGGTGGGACGAGAGCGTTAAAGAGGAGATGGGTACGCTAGTGCGCGAACACGGCGTTAACAGCTTCAAGCACTTTATGGCCTACAAGGGCGCGATCATGGCCACCGACGACATTCTGGTAGAGAGCTTTTCTCGCTGCCTGGAGCTAGGGGCCGTGCCCACTGTTCACGCAGAAAATGGCGAGCTGGTCTACCACATGCAGCAGAAGTTATTGGCCCAGGGCATTACCGGGCCGGAAGCCCACCCGCTTTCTCGACCACCCCAAGTGGAAGGCGAAGCCGCCAGCCGTGCGATTCGCATTGCCAGCACGCTTGGCGCCCCTGTCTATCTCGTCCACGTTTCCACCAAAGATGCGGTAGACGAAATCGCCTACGCCCGCCAACAGGGCCACCCGGTGTTTGGCGAATGCTTAGCGGGTCACTTGGTGATCGACGACAGCGTTTATCAGCACCCCGACTGGGCAACCGCCGCCGCTCACGTCATGAGCCCGCCCTTCCGCCCCAAAGGCCATCAAGAAGCGCTCTGGCATGGCCTGCAATCCGGCAATTTGCAAACCACCGCCACCGACCACTGCTGCTTCTGCGAAGAGCAGAAAGCCGCCGGTAAAGATGACTTCACCAAGATTCCCAACGGCACTGCCGGGGTGGAAGACCGTTTGGCGGTGCTGTGGGATGAGGGCGTGAACACCGGCAAGCTCTCGCCCCAGGAGTTTGTCGCTGTGACCTCCACCAATACCGCCAAAATTTTTAATCTCTACCCGCGCAAAGGTGCGATTCAGGTCGGCTCCGATGCCGACATTGTGGTCTGGGACCCGAACGGTACGCGGACGATTTCTGCCAAAACCCACCACCAGAACGTCGACTTCAATATCTTTGAGGGCAAAACGGTGCGCGGCATCGCCCGCCACACCATCAGCCAAGGCAAGTGGACATGGCGCGACGGCGAGCTACACGCCGAGCGTGGTGCAGGCCGCTACTTAGAGCGCCCCGCCTACCCCGGCGTATTTGAACTGCTCGCCAAACGCGCTGAGTTAAACGCGCCCGTCGCGGTAACACGCTAA
- a CDS encoding acyltransferase — protein MQKMKIGLIQMGLKTTTDLEPAAIRDAMNEAHLPLVEQAAEQGVQVLCFQEVFNQPYFCPSQDAKWYAAAERVPEGPTCQMMQKLAAKHRMVIIVPIYEETETGVYYNTAAVFDADGSYLGKYHKTHIPQVAGFWEKFFFKPGKSNWPVFDTAYGKIGVYICYDRHFPEGWRALALNGAEVIFNPSATVAGLSQYLWELEQPASAAANGCFIAAINRVGTEAPWNIGDFYGSSYIVNPRGKIEAQASETEDELLVHEIDLDMVREVRNNWQFFRDRRPETYTRLTDGE, from the coding sequence ATGCAGAAAATGAAGATTGGCTTAATTCAGATGGGCCTTAAAACCACCACTGACTTAGAACCTGCCGCCATTCGTGACGCGATGAATGAAGCGCATTTGCCATTGGTTGAGCAGGCCGCCGAACAAGGCGTGCAGGTACTCTGTTTTCAAGAAGTATTTAACCAACCCTATTTCTGCCCTAGCCAAGATGCAAAGTGGTACGCCGCCGCCGAACGGGTGCCGGAAGGCCCCACTTGCCAAATGATGCAGAAGCTGGCGGCCAAACACCGCATGGTCATCATCGTGCCCATCTATGAAGAGACCGAGACCGGCGTTTACTACAACACCGCTGCGGTATTCGATGCCGACGGCAGCTACCTGGGCAAATACCATAAAACCCATATCCCCCAAGTAGCGGGCTTTTGGGAAAAATTCTTCTTTAAGCCGGGCAAATCCAACTGGCCCGTGTTTGATACGGCTTACGGCAAAATCGGCGTTTATATCTGCTACGACCGTCACTTCCCCGAAGGCTGGCGGGCGCTGGCGCTCAACGGCGCCGAGGTAATTTTCAACCCCTCCGCCACTGTGGCCGGGCTTTCCCAATACCTGTGGGAGCTTGAACAGCCCGCCTCCGCCGCCGCCAATGGCTGCTTTATTGCCGCTATTAACCGCGTGGGTACTGAAGCGCCGTGGAACATCGGCGACTTCTACGGTTCCAGCTACATCGTTAACCCGCGCGGCAAAATCGAGGCCCAGGCCAGCGAAACCGAAGACGAGCTGCTGGTACACGAGATCGATTTGGACATGGTGCGTGAGGTGCGCAACAACTGGCAGTTCTTCCGTGACCGCCGCCCTGAGACCTACACCCGCCTCACCGACGGCGAATAA